GATCGCCTCAGGACGGGTGCCTCCGCCCTGCGCGACGTCGTCCTTGCCGCCACCGCCACCCCCAAGAGCCTTGGCGGCGACGCCGACCAGTCTCCCGGCCTTGAGCCCACGCTCGCGTCCCGCCTCGTTGACCGCGGCAACCACCACAGGCCGGTCGGAGGGGACGCCGGCGAGCACGACGACCGCCGGACGGTCGCCAGGGAACCTACCGCGCACGTCAAGCGCGAGCTTACGCAGATCGTCCGGGCCGGTTCCATCAGGCGCGCGGTGCGTGACGACGGAGACTCCGTGCAGGTCATGGGCCTGCGAGGCCAGCTCTCCGGCGATCTGGAGCACCTGCGCCGAACGCAGCTTCTCCAGGTCCTTCTCGGCGGTGCGCAGCCTGGTGACGATGCCCTCGATGCGCTCGGGCAGCTCCTCGCGGCGCACCTTGAGCTGCTCGGTCACCTGGGCGACCAGGAGCGACTCGCGGGCCAGGAAGCGGAAGGCGTCGATGCCGACCAGCGCCTCGACGCGGCGCACGCCCGCGCCGACCGACTGCTCGCCGAGCACCTTGACCAGGCCGAGCTGGCCGGAGGAGTGGACGTGGGTGCCGCCGCACAGCTCGCGGGAGTAGTCGCCGATCTCCACGACGCGGACCTCGTCGCCGTACTTCTCGCCGAACATGGCCAGCGCGCCCATCGCCCTGGCCTCGGCCTGGGAGGTGTAGAAGGCGTTGACCTTGAGGTCGTTGATGAGGACCGCGTTGACCTCGTCCTCGACGTCGCGCAGGACGCTGGGCGACACGGCGCCCGCCGCGGTGAAGTCGAAGCGGAAGCGGCCGGGCGAGTTCTCCGAACCGGCCTGCGCCGCCGACTCGCCGAGGGCGTTCTTGAAGCCGCGGTGCACGAGGTGGGTGGCGCTGTGGCTGCGCGAGATCGCCTTGCGGCGCTCGACGTCGACCTCGGCCTGGACCTCGTCGCCCACGCGGAGCTCGCCGGCGCGGACCTTGCCCCTGTGCACGACCAGGCCCTTGATCGGCGACTGGACGTCGAGGACGTCGACCTCCGCGCCCGAGGTGCGCAGCACGCCCTGGTCGGCGAGCTGACCGCCGCCCTCGGCGTAGAAGGGGGTACGGCCCAGCACGACCTCGACCGTCGAGCCCGCGCCCGCCACCGGCACCGAGGCGCCGTCGACGATGATGCCGACCACGCTGGACTCGGCGCTGGTCTCGTCGTAGCCGAGGAACTCGACCTTGCCCGCGTTCTCGAGCAGCTGGCCGAAGACGGAGATGTCGGCGTTGCCGGTCTTCTTGGCGGCCGCGTCGGCCTTGGCCCGCTGGCGCTGCTCCTTCATCAACCGGCGGAAGCCCTCTTCGTCGACCTTGAGCCCCTGCTCGGAGGCCATCTCGAGGGTGAGGTCGATCGGGAAGCCGTAGGTGTCGTGCAGCTGGAAGGCCTGCTCGCCCGAGAGCGTGGTGCCCGACTTGCGCTTGGTCTCCTCGACCGCGACGTCGAAGATCGCAGTGCCGGTGCGGAGCGTGCCGAGGAAGGAGGCCTCCTCGGCGTCGATGACCGCGTGGATCTGCGGCGCGTCGACCTTGAGCTCGGGGTAGGTGTCGCCCATCGCGTTGATGGTGACCTCGGTGAGCTCGTGCATGTAGCGCTCGTCGCCCGAGCCGAGCAGGCGCAGGTTGCGGATGGAGCGGCGCAGGATGCGGCGCAGGACGTAGCCGCGACCCTCGTTGCTGGGCATGACGCCGTCGGCGACCAGCATGGTGCCGGTGCGCACGTGGTCGGCGATGACCCGCAGGCTGACGTCGGCGCGCGGGTCGCGGCCGTAGCGGGTCTTGGTGAGCTCGGCGGCGCTGTCGAGGATCTTGTACGTGGTGTCGATCTCGTAGAGGTTGTCGACGCCCTGCAGGATCGTCGCCATGCGCTCGAGGCCCATGCCGGTGTCGATGTTCTTGGCCGGCAGCTCGCCCGCCACGTCGAAGTCGACCTTGCTGCGTACCGCGCTGAGCTGGTACTGCATGAAGACGTTGTTCCAGACCTCGAGGTAGCGGTCCTCGTCGGCGACCGGGCCGCCGTCCTTGCCGTACTCGGGGCCGCGGTCGTAGTAGATCTCCGAGCAGGGGCCGCCGGGACCCGGCACGCCCATGTGCCAGTAGTTGTCCTCGAGGCCGCGGCGCTGGATGCGCTCCATCGGCACGCCGACCTTGTTGTGCCAGATGTCGATCGCCTCGTCGTCGTCGAGGTAGACCGTCACCCAGAGCTTCTCCTCGGGGAAGCCGAAGCCGCCGTCGGACTCGGACCGCGTCAGGAGCTCCCAGGCGAAGGGGATCGCCTGCTCCTTGAAGTAGTCGCCGAAGGAGAAGTTGCCGAGCATCTGGAAGAACGTGGCGTGGCGGGTGGTCTTGCCCACCTCTTCGATGTCAGGGGTGCGCACGCACTTCTGCACACTGGCCAGCCGGGCCGCCGGAGGCTTGCGCTGCCCCAGGAAGTACGGCTTGAAGGGCACCATGCCCGCGGGCACCAGGAGCAGCGTCGGATCCTCAGCGATCAGGCTGGCCGAGGGCACGACCTTGTGCCCACGCTCCTCGAAGAAGCGCAGGAAGCGGCGGGCGATCTCTGCCGACTCCATATCAGCGGCCATCCTTTGCGTTAGTGGGTGTTGTCAGGGTTGTCGAGCCCGAAGCGGGAGCGCAACTCCATTTCGCGGTCGGCGGCCTCGCCGAGCGCGTCCGAGGTAAAGTCTCTCACTTGCAGCAACATGCCGCTGGCGCTGTCGGCCGCCCTGCGGGCGACGTGGTCGGGTTTGAGCGCCTGCAGCTTGCGCATCACCCAGACGGCGCCGAACGCGCCGAGCGCCATGTAGAACAACCTTCTGATCATCGCCGCCGCCTGCTGCGCGGCTGCTTGCGGGCCTCGATGGCCCTGCGCACGCCGTGGCTCAGCGCCGAGACCCTGATCAGCGGCCCGGTGAAGATGGTCTGGGTGACCGCGCTCAGCTTGGCGGCGTGGCCACTGACCTGCTTGACGTCTCTGGTGATGGCCTCGACGGAGACGAGCTGCCTGTTGGCCTCGTTGACCGTCATGCTCATGTCCTCCAGCAGCGGCACGACCCTGTCGTTCAGGTCGGAGACCAGCTTGGTGGTCTCTCTGAGCAGCCGCGCGAGCTTGACGAGCACCATCGCGAGAAAGCAGACGAGGATCGCCCAGCCCATGGCGACGATCAGCCCGGCCAGTTCTCCTGCGGTCAGCATCAGCGGATCCGTCCCCGTTGGCGTTCTGGAATGGAGACGACCCTATCGCGTCCCCGGGCGGGCTTCCCCGCACTACGCCTGGACGCCCCGGACCAGTTCGACCTCGAAGCCCTGCTCGTTCTCGAGGTAGGCGGCGTAGTGGCCGGGACCGCCCGCGTGCGGGTGGCGGTCGGCGAACATCAGCCGCCAGCCGTGCGCGCCCGCCTCCGCCACCATGGCGTCGACGTCGTCGGCGTGGAAGGCCAGGTGGTTGAGGCCCGGGCGCATCCTGTCGTACGGCACGCGCGTCGCCGCGGGCGACTCCTCGATCACGATGTAGGTCGGCCCGCACCGCCAGGACCGCCCGTGCTCCCACTCCTGGAACGGCGTGTAGCCCAGCCTGCCGAACAGCCAGGTGAAGCCGGGCAGCGCCGTCTCCAGTGACTCGACCCACAGCTCCACGTGGTGGAGCGTCACGAGACGCCCCGGAGGAAGTCGCGGATCTTCGACCACCGCTCGGAGTAGCCGAGCTCCCCGCCGTGCCTGGTCGGCTCGTAGTAGCGGCGCTCGCGTGTCTCCTCGGGCGCGTAGTGCTGGCGGACCAGACCGTGCTCGAAGTCGTGCGGGTACTTGTAGCCCTTGCCGTGGCCGAGTTTGGCGGCGCCCGGGTAGTGGGCGTCGCGCAGGTGGCCGGGCACCTGGCCGATGAGGCCGCGCCGCACGTCTTCGCTCGCCGCGCCGATGGCCTTCACCACCGCGTTGGACTTGGGTGCCAGCGCGCAGTGGATGA
This window of the Nonomuraea africana genome carries:
- the alaS gene encoding alanine--tRNA ligase, whose translation is MESAEIARRFLRFFEERGHKVVPSASLIAEDPTLLLVPAGMVPFKPYFLGQRKPPAARLASVQKCVRTPDIEEVGKTTRHATFFQMLGNFSFGDYFKEQAIPFAWELLTRSESDGGFGFPEEKLWVTVYLDDDEAIDIWHNKVGVPMERIQRRGLEDNYWHMGVPGPGGPCSEIYYDRGPEYGKDGGPVADEDRYLEVWNNVFMQYQLSAVRSKVDFDVAGELPAKNIDTGMGLERMATILQGVDNLYEIDTTYKILDSAAELTKTRYGRDPRADVSLRVIADHVRTGTMLVADGVMPSNEGRGYVLRRILRRSIRNLRLLGSGDERYMHELTEVTINAMGDTYPELKVDAPQIHAVIDAEEASFLGTLRTGTAIFDVAVEETKRKSGTTLSGEQAFQLHDTYGFPIDLTLEMASEQGLKVDEEGFRRLMKEQRQRAKADAAAKKTGNADISVFGQLLENAGKVEFLGYDETSAESSVVGIIVDGASVPVAGAGSTVEVVLGRTPFYAEGGGQLADQGVLRTSGAEVDVLDVQSPIKGLVVHRGKVRAGELRVGDEVQAEVDVERRKAISRSHSATHLVHRGFKNALGESAAQAGSENSPGRFRFDFTAAGAVSPSVLRDVEDEVNAVLINDLKVNAFYTSQAEARAMGALAMFGEKYGDEVRVVEIGDYSRELCGGTHVHSSGQLGLVKVLGEQSVGAGVRRVEALVGIDAFRFLARESLLVAQVTEQLKVRREELPERIEGIVTRLRTAEKDLEKLRSAQVLQIAGELASQAHDLHGVSVVTHRAPDGTGPDDLRKLALDVRGRFPGDRPAVVVLAGVPSDRPVVVAAVNEAGRERGLKAGRLVGVAAKALGGGGGGKDDVAQGGGTRPEAIDEALRMVAETIAGQLA
- a CDS encoding VOC family protein, with the protein product MELWVESLETALPGFTWLFGRLGYTPFQEWEHGRSWRCGPTYIVIEESPAATRVPYDRMRPGLNHLAFHADDVDAMVAEAGAHGWRLMFADRHPHAGGPGHYAAYLENEQGFEVELVRGVQA
- a CDS encoding DUF948 domain-containing protein; protein product: MLTAGELAGLIVAMGWAILVCFLAMVLVKLARLLRETTKLVSDLNDRVVPLLEDMSMTVNEANRQLVSVEAITRDVKQVSGHAAKLSAVTQTIFTGPLIRVSALSHGVRRAIEARKQPRSRRRR